Proteins from one Asterias rubens chromosome 21, eAstRub1.3, whole genome shotgun sequence genomic window:
- the LOC117304381 gene encoding ATP synthase subunit C lysine N-methyltransferase-like — MANDGNNTVHVNKAPTKSRLKGGLIVVGVSGAVIGGLYAIATPFILPAFRKICLPYIPATEKQVTNVFKMLQNSGKAKGSLVDLGSGDGRIVLEAAKMGLQATGYELNPWLVWYSKLTARLQGLQPKAAFYRRDLWKVDLTRYDSAVVFGVPQMMPKLQEKLEKELKDDGVVIACRFPFPDDWEPADSIDEGIDTVWLYKKQQAGASAGASCIEQEGERER; from the exons ATGGCAAATGACGGAAATAACACG GTCCACGTTAACAAAGCTCCCACGAAAAGTCGCCTGAAAGGAGGTCTCATCGTAGTTGGAGTATCGGGAGCTGTCATTGGTGGCCTTTATGCAATAGCAACACCCTTCATCCTTCCAGCCTTCCGTAAGATATGCTTGCCATATATTCCAGCCACAGAGAAGCAGGTCACCAATGTCTTCAAGATGCTGCAAAACTCTGGTAAGGCCAAAGGGTCTCTTGTGGATCTTGGCAGTGGAGACGGGAGGATT GTACTTGAGGCAGCCAAGATGGGTTTACAAGCCACAGGGTATGAGTTGAATCCGTGGTTAGTCTGGTACTCCAAACTAACAGCACGACTTCAAGGATTACAACCAAAGGCTGCATTCTACAGAAGAGACCTCTGGAAGGTAGATCTTACCAGGTACGACAGCGCCGTTGTATTCGGAGTTCCACAAATG ATGCCAAAACTGCAGGAGAAGTTGGAGAAGGAACTTAAGGATGATGGTGTAGTGATTGCCTGCCGCTTTCCATTCCCTGATGATTGGGAACCTGCAGACTCCATTGATGAAGGCATTGACACTGTGTGGCTGTATAAGAAACAGCAAGCTGGAGCATCTGCTGGAGCATCTTGCATTGAGCAGGAAGGAGAAAGGGAAAGGTGA